The genomic stretch ACAAGTATACGTTGGCGCTTGTAGACTGCGATTTGGAGAATCAACGAAGTTTGGAACCATATGCTGTTACGGCAAATAGAAAATTTGCTGTCTAAACCCTGGTCTAATCCGCCGCGCTACTAAAAACCCTACCTTTCCGCACTCTGCCCCTACTCCAACCACATCCGAACACTcccctcgccgccgcctcccctcccctcccctctcgcGCCGCCATGGCCACCTCGCTCTCCACCCCGTCCCAGCTCCGCCCCTCCCACTCCCAGGCCCGCCGCCACGGCCGCCTCCTCGGCCCCCACCCGCGCGTCTCCTGCGCGCGCTGCCCGGCTCCCCGCCGCGCCGTCGCCCTCTCCGTGCGCGCCTCCACCGATGGCGACGCCGCCGTCACGGTGCGCCGCTTCCCGGCCGCACCGACCAAGGCCGGGCGCCTCGCGGGCGTCAAGAAGATCATGATCCTCGGCGCGGGGCCCATCGTCATCGGCCAGGCGTGCGAGTTCGACTACTCCGGCACGCAGGCGTGCAAGGCGCTCGCCGAGGAGGGCTACGAGGTGGTGCTCGTCAACTCCAATCCGGCCACCATCATGACGGACCCGGACCTCGCCCACCGAACCTACATCGGGCCCATGACGCCGCCGCTCGTCGAGCGCATCATCGACGCCGAGCGCCCCGACGCGCTGCTCCCCACCATGGGCGGCCAGACCGCGCTCAACCTCGCGGTCTCGCTCGCCGACTCGGGCGCGCTCGACCGCCTCGGGGTGCGCCTCATCGGGGCATCCCTCCCCGCCATCCGCGCCGCCGAGGACCGCCAGCTCTTCAAGCAGGCTATGGACCGCATCGGCCTCAAGACGCCGCCCTCCGGCATTGGCACCACGCTTGAGGAGTGCCTCGCCATCGCCGAGGACATCGGGGAGTTCCCGCTCATTGTGCGCCCGGCTTTCACTCTAGGGGGCACGGGCGGAGGCATCGCCTACAACAGGGCCGAGTTTGAGGACATCTGCCGGGCCGGCCTCGCCGCGTCGCACACTCAGCAGGTGCTCGTCGAGAAGTCGCTGCTCGGCTGGAAGGAGTACGAGCTGGAGGTCATGCGCGACATGGCTGACAATGTCGTCATCATCTGCTCCATCGAGAACATTGATCCCATGGGAGTGCACACGGGGGACTCCATCACCGTGGCGCCTGCGCAGACACTCACCGACAAGGAGTACCAGAGGCTCAGGGACTACTCGGTGGCCATCATCCGAGAGATTGGTGTTGAGTGCGGTGGTTCCAATGTACAGTTTGCAGTCAATCCTGCAGATGGGGAGGTCATGATCATCGAGATGAATCCCAGGGTGTCCAGGTCGTCTGCACTTGCCTCAAAGGCGACAGGGTTCCCCATAGCCAAGATGGCTGCAAAGCTCTCAGTAGGCTACACTCTAGATCAGATTCCCAATGATATTACCAAGAAGACTCCTGCCAGCTTCGAGCCTTCCATTGATTATGTTGTCACAAAGGTATCATTTCAATCTCCGTTTCTCAGCTTTCTCAGTTGTGTGAATTAAGTTTTTCTGCAAATATGCATCTGCAGTACATATTTAACTTCTCTGTATGTATACCATTTCTCACTTTTTGTCAGATGTTACCTATCTACTGGTAATGGTTGATTTCAAAAGTATGATAATAAAATAATGGAACAGGATAAGTCTGTCCAATTGCCTATCCCGTTCTTCACGTGTTGTCTGACTATTGAATATGTTGGTAGACTGAATGAATTGTGGTATATGCTCTGGTATATAATATACCTACTAGTTTATACAACAGTGATTGCTTGTATCATGTATAATAAAAGGCAAAGGCAGTAGCTTTCTGAAGGCATGCATTTTCCAGTTATAATTTGTTTTGCATgtcatttttttttttcagttttgCTTCATTATCATCATATTCAAGCAAGAGTAACATTTTCTTGTTCATGTATTTCTCAATAGAAGGGGCATAAGCACTGCAATTTATAGTTTTTTCTAATGTTATGCGCATATCTTGGAGATTTTGTATGTTAACTATTTCCTACCTTCCTCTCTTTAAAGTATACCGGAGACTAGTCACATTGTCTTTACCTGTGAATTGCTCTAGATATTGTTGCTATCTTCTCAGACATCATCTTGCATTATCCGCAGCATATTACTCTGCTATTCAGTTTCCACCTAGACATTTAAAGTTTGGAATATGCTCATATCACTTACATCCAGTCTAGACATTTCTTGTTCTATTACAAACCCATATTTACATCTTCTTCATGTTCTTTTATCATTTGCAATATGTACTTGAACTTCTAACACAGCTAATCTGATCTGCTTTTCTAATCTACCTGGCATTTACTATGCAGATACCTCGCTTTGCTTTTGAGAAATTCCCTGGCTCTGAGCCAGTATTAACTACACAGATGAAGTCTGTTGGTGAGGCGATGGCACTGGGGCgtaccttccaggagtcctttCAGAAAGCTGTCCGCTCACTGGAGACTGGTTTTGCGGGATGGGGTTGTGGCCCTATCAAGGAACTTGACTGGGACTGGGAAAAGATAAAATATAGCTTGCGGGTACCTAATCCAGATCGTATCCATGCTATCTACGCAGCTTTCAAGAAAGGCATGAGGGTCCAAGATATCCACGAAATTAGCTTCATTgacaaatggtttcttacagaGCTCAAGGAGCTAGTGGATGTTGAGCAGTTCCTTGTATCAAGGAGCCTAGATCAGTTGTCAAAGGATGACTTTTATCAAGTGAAGAGGAAGGGCTTTAGCGACAAGCAGATTGCATTTGCAACTTCTTCATCAGAAAGTGATGTGAGATCAAGGCGATTGGCTTTAGGAATCGCTCCAACATATAAACGTGTTGATACTTGTGCTGCTGAGTTTGAAGCCAATACCCCCTACATGTACTCTTCCTATGAGTACGAATGTGAATCAGCTCCAACCAATAGGAAGAAGGTGCTGATATTGGGTGGTGGGCCAAATCGCATAGGCCAGGGCATTGAGTTTGATTACTGCTGTTGCCATGCATCATTTGCACTTCGAGAGGTTTGTTTTTGCATCATTTTATTTCCATCCTATTTCATTGTCTTGTTGCTTAGTTCTGGATTGTTTTAGtgagatattgcaagttttCTTAGTCGGCTTCATCCAATTGTGGCCCTGTATTTTTCTGTATGGCTGTTTTGATACTAATGCTTTGCTCTTTTTTTTCATCTCTTTGCAGGCTGGATATGAGACTATTATGATGAACTCCAATCCTGAGACAGTCTCAACTGACTACGATACCAGTGATCGTTTGTACTTTGAGCCACTGACAGTTGAGGATGTATCAAATGTCCTTGATTTAGAGCGCCCAGATGGTATAATTGTGCAATTTGGA from Sorghum bicolor cultivar BTx623 chromosome 3, Sorghum_bicolor_NCBIv3, whole genome shotgun sequence encodes the following:
- the LOC8078204 gene encoding carbamoyl-phosphate synthase large chain, chloroplastic: MATSLSTPSQLRPSHSQARRHGRLLGPHPRVSCARCPAPRRAVALSVRASTDGDAAVTVRRFPAAPTKAGRLAGVKKIMILGAGPIVIGQACEFDYSGTQACKALAEEGYEVVLVNSNPATIMTDPDLAHRTYIGPMTPPLVERIIDAERPDALLPTMGGQTALNLAVSLADSGALDRLGVRLIGASLPAIRAAEDRQLFKQAMDRIGLKTPPSGIGTTLEECLAIAEDIGEFPLIVRPAFTLGGTGGGIAYNRAEFEDICRAGLAASHTQQVLVEKSLLGWKEYELEVMRDMADNVVIICSIENIDPMGVHTGDSITVAPAQTLTDKEYQRLRDYSVAIIREIGVECGGSNVQFAVNPADGEVMIIEMNPRVSRSSALASKATGFPIAKMAAKLSVGYTLDQIPNDITKKTPASFEPSIDYVVTKIPRFAFEKFPGSEPVLTTQMKSVGEAMALGRTFQESFQKAVRSLETGFAGWGCGPIKELDWDWEKIKYSLRVPNPDRIHAIYAAFKKGMRVQDIHEISFIDKWFLTELKELVDVEQFLVSRSLDQLSKDDFYQVKRKGFSDKQIAFATSSSESDVRSRRLALGIAPTYKRVDTCAAEFEANTPYMYSSYEYECESAPTNRKKVLILGGGPNRIGQGIEFDYCCCHASFALREAGYETIMMNSNPETVSTDYDTSDRLYFEPLTVEDVSNVLDLERPDGIIVQFGGQTPLKLALPIQRYIEENKLVSASGTGNVKIWGTSPDSIDAAEDRKRFNAILEELGIEQPKGGIARSESDALAIASEIGYPVVVRPSYVLGGRAMEIVYNDEKLIKYLATAVQVDPERPVLVDKYLIDAVEIDVDALADTAGNVVIGGIMEHIEQAGIHSGDSACSLPTRTVSAQCLEVIRSWTTKLAKRLNVCGLMNCQYAISTSGDVFLLEANPRASRTVPFVSKAIGHPLAKYASLVMSGVTLPELGFTKEVVPKHVSVKEAVLPFEKFQGCDILLGPEMRSTGEVMGIDYEFSGAFAKAQIAAGQRLPVSGTVFLSLNDLTKRHLAEIGRGFRELGFNIIATSGTAKVLQLEGVPVEPVLKIHEGRPNARDMLKNGQIQIMVITSSGDALDSKDGLQLRRLALAYKVPIITTVDGARASIDAIKSLKNKSIETLALQDYFQTADTSADLQAAAQTTP